The following proteins come from a genomic window of Bradyrhizobium paxllaeri:
- a CDS encoding carboxymuconolactone decarboxylase family protein: protein MDDNQRRDDGMAQRRKVLGNEWVDKSIKNRNAFNTDFQDLITRYAWGDIWTRPHFDHRTRRVLVVGTMVALGQWDEFRLHVRAALSEGGFTPDDIKEILLQQAIYCGVPAANHAVKEAGAIIAELGLLKT, encoded by the coding sequence ATGGACGACAACCAACGCCGCGATGACGGCATGGCCCAGCGCCGCAAGGTGCTCGGCAATGAATGGGTCGACAAGTCGATCAAGAACCGCAATGCGTTCAATACCGACTTCCAGGACCTGATCACCCGCTATGCCTGGGGTGATATCTGGACCCGGCCGCATTTCGACCACCGCACCCGCCGCGTGCTCGTGGTCGGCACCATGGTGGCGCTGGGACAGTGGGACGAATTCCGCCTGCATGTGCGCGCGGCACTTAGCGAAGGCGGCTTCACGCCCGACGACATCAAGGAAATCCTGCTGCAGCAGGCGATCTATTGCGGCGTGCCGGCGGCCAACCACGCGGTGAAGGAAGCGGGCGCGATCATTGCGGAACTAGGATTGCTGAAGACCTAG
- the pcaD gene encoding 3-oxoadipate enol-lactonase, translated as MPMIDADGCLLNVSVEGRDGGPTLMLSNSLGSTMQMWEPQMKALTQVFRVIRYDRRGHGKSSVPPGPYSLERFGRDVLAILDDLNIAKAHWCGLSMGGMVGQWLGANAPDRFDKIILANTSCYYPDPTRWHDRIKAVKQGGIAAVADAVLAGWLTADFREREPQIAANMKAMMLTTPVEGYIACCEALSTLDQRELLPKIKSPTLIIAGRHDMSTTVADGEFMRSRIPNASMTLLDATHISNVEQPHAFTDAVIGFLTQR; from the coding sequence ATGCCGATGATCGACGCCGACGGGTGCCTGCTCAACGTATCCGTCGAAGGCCGCGACGGCGGACCGACGCTGATGCTATCGAACTCGCTGGGCTCGACCATGCAGATGTGGGAGCCGCAGATGAAGGCGCTGACGCAGGTGTTCCGCGTCATCCGCTACGACCGTCGCGGCCATGGCAAGTCGAGCGTGCCGCCCGGCCCCTACTCGCTGGAGCGCTTCGGCCGCGACGTGCTGGCGATCCTCGACGACCTCAATATCGCCAAGGCCCATTGGTGCGGGTTGTCGATGGGCGGCATGGTCGGGCAATGGCTGGGGGCGAATGCGCCCGACAGGTTCGACAAGATCATCCTGGCCAACACCTCCTGCTATTACCCCGACCCGACGCGCTGGCACGACCGCATCAAGGCGGTGAAGCAAGGCGGCATCGCCGCGGTCGCCGACGCGGTGCTGGCCGGCTGGCTGACCGCGGATTTTCGCGAGCGCGAGCCGCAGATCGCGGCCAACATGAAGGCGATGATGCTGACCACGCCGGTCGAGGGCTACATCGCCTGCTGCGAGGCGCTGTCGACGCTCGACCAGCGCGAACTGCTGCCGAAGATCAAGAGCCCGACGCTGATCATCGCCGGCCGCCACGACATGTCGACGACGGTCGCGGACGGCGAGTTCATGCGCAGCCGGATTCCCAACGCGAGCATGACGCTGCTTGATGCCACGCATATTTCCAACGTCGAGCAGCCGCACGCCTTCACCGATGCGGTGATCGGGTTTTTGACGCAACGGTAA